In a single window of the Streptomyces sp. HUAS ZL42 genome:
- a CDS encoding septum formation initiator family protein: MAGKDRDRFSTATRIRLLGEQTAARVYRSQTKRQARRSRLTGRAALLALVLCSLIVALAYPIRQYVSQRAEIADLERQKQQAEERVEQLRDLKARWQDDAYAEQQIRQRLHYVMPGETGYVVIDPDAAKQSRTDLGAADRPWYSNVWDGVDRSDASDQ; encoded by the coding sequence ATGGCCGGGAAGGACCGGGACCGTTTCTCCACCGCTACCAGGATCCGGCTGCTCGGCGAGCAGACGGCGGCCCGTGTCTACCGGTCCCAGACCAAACGCCAGGCCCGCCGCTCCCGGCTGACGGGCCGGGCCGCGCTCCTCGCCCTCGTCCTGTGCTCGCTGATCGTCGCCCTCGCCTACCCGATAAGGCAGTACGTCTCCCAGCGGGCCGAGATCGCCGATCTGGAACGCCAGAAGCAGCAGGCCGAGGAGCGGGTCGAGCAGCTGCGCGACCTCAAGGCACGCTGGCAGGACGACGCCTACGCCGAGCAGCAGATCCGGCAGCGGCTGCACTACGTCATGCCCGGCGAGACCGGCTACGTCGTGATCGACCCGGACGCGGCCAAGCAGTCGCGCACCGACCTGGGAGCGGCCGACCGCCCCTGGTACTCCAACGTCTGGGACGGAGTCGACCGGTCCGACGCCTCCGACCAGTGA
- a CDS encoding DUF501 domain-containing protein yields the protein METPPPPTGRTEPTDADVEAFQQQLGRPPRGLRAIAHRCPCGQPDVVETAPRLPDGTPFPTLYYLTCPRASSAIGTLEAEGVMKEMTDRLQTDPELAAAYRAAHEDYIRRRDEIEELTGFPSAGGMPDRVKCLHVLVAHSLAAGPGVNPLGDEAIAMLPEWWRKGPCVVQGVAE from the coding sequence ATGGAAACGCCCCCGCCGCCCACTGGGCGCACCGAGCCCACCGACGCCGACGTCGAGGCGTTCCAGCAGCAGCTCGGGCGGCCGCCGCGCGGGCTGCGCGCGATCGCACACCGGTGCCCGTGCGGGCAGCCGGACGTCGTCGAGACAGCCCCCCGGCTGCCCGACGGCACACCCTTCCCGACGCTGTACTACCTGACGTGCCCGCGCGCCTCGTCGGCGATCGGCACGCTGGAGGCGGAGGGCGTGATGAAGGAGATGACGGATCGGCTGCAGACCGACCCGGAGCTGGCGGCCGCGTACCGGGCTGCGCACGAGGACTACATCCGGCGGCGCGACGAGATCGAGGAGCTGACGGGCTTCCCGAGCGCGGGCGGCATGCCGGACCGGGTGAAGTGCCTGCATGTGCTGGTCGCGCATTCGCTGGCGGCGGGGCCCGGGGTGAACCCGCTCGGCGACGAGGCGATCGCGATGCTGCCGGAGTGGTGGCGCAAGGGGCCGTGCGTGGTGCAGGGGGTGGCCGAGTGA
- a CDS encoding exopolyphosphatase, producing MTRVAAIDCGTNSIRLLVADCDPETGELVELDRRMTIVRLGQGVDRTGRLAPEALERTFAACREYAAIIKEHGAERLRFVATSASRDAENRDEFVRGVLDILGVEPEVISGDQEAEFSFTGATKELTGREDLTKPFLVVDIGGGSTEFVVGEEHVRAARSVDVGCVRMTERHLVHDGVVSDPPTEEQIAAMRADIEAALDLAEETVPLRAAHTLVGLAGSVTTVSAIAQHLPEYDSAAIHHSRVSHDKVREITEWLLHSTHAERAAVASMHPGRVDVIAAGALVLLAIMERIGAEEVVVSEHDILDGIAWSVA from the coding sequence GTGACCCGCGTCGCCGCCATCGACTGCGGTACGAACTCGATCCGGCTCCTCGTCGCCGACTGCGACCCGGAGACCGGTGAACTCGTCGAGCTGGACCGGCGCATGACCATCGTGCGGCTCGGCCAGGGCGTCGACCGCACCGGCCGGCTCGCTCCCGAGGCACTGGAGCGGACCTTCGCCGCCTGCCGGGAGTACGCCGCGATCATCAAGGAGCACGGCGCGGAGCGGCTGCGCTTCGTGGCCACCTCGGCCTCCCGGGACGCGGAGAACCGGGACGAGTTCGTGCGCGGGGTGCTGGACATCCTGGGTGTGGAGCCCGAGGTCATCTCCGGGGACCAGGAGGCGGAGTTCTCCTTCACCGGGGCGACCAAGGAGCTGACCGGACGCGAAGACCTCACCAAGCCGTTCCTCGTCGTGGACATCGGCGGTGGGTCGACGGAGTTCGTGGTCGGCGAGGAGCATGTGCGGGCGGCGCGCTCCGTCGACGTCGGCTGTGTGCGGATGACCGAGCGGCATCTGGTGCACGACGGGGTCGTGAGCGACCCGCCCACCGAGGAGCAGATCGCCGCGATGCGGGCCGACATCGAGGCGGCCCTCGACCTCGCCGAGGAGACGGTGCCGCTGCGTGCGGCGCACACCCTGGTCGGCCTGGCCGGCTCGGTCACCACGGTGTCCGCGATCGCGCAGCACCTGCCCGAGTACGACTCCGCCGCCATCCACCACTCCCGCGTCTCCCACGACAAGGTCCGCGAGATCACCGAGTGGCTGCTGCACTCCACGCACGCCGAGCGGGCCGCCGTCGCGTCGATGCATCCGGGGCGGGTGGACGTGATCGCCGCCGGTGCGCTGGTGCTGCTCGCGATCATGGAGCGGATCGGGGCCGAGGAGGTCGTGGTGAGCGAGCACGACATCCTGGACGGCATCGCGTGGTCGGTGGCGTAG